A genomic segment from Orrella daihaiensis encodes:
- a CDS encoding TRAP transporter substrate-binding protein, translating into MQRRRFLSHAATISGAGLAAVAAPAVAQSSPTVKWRMSTSWPKSLNTIYGSADELCQRVAALTDGKFDIRAFPGGEIVPVPQNMDAVGNGTVECNHVLSTFYVGKNTALAFDTGLSFGMNARQHNAWMLYGGGLDMVRKMYANYGITNFTCGNVGVQMGGWFRKEIKSVADLSGLKMRIGGIGGMVMSKLGVVPQQIPAGDIYPALEKGTIDASEWIGPYDDERLGLNKVAPFYYAPGWWEGSASITTMVNTKAYEALPPQYKAAFEVACNEQTLKMLAHYDAVNPGALKKLIGAGAKLRFFPKDVMDACFNASQELWKELIAKNPDFAAIYPSWQAFQKDEASWFRVAENSLDNFTYAAVLR; encoded by the coding sequence ATGCAACGACGTCGATTCCTCTCACATGCTGCAACTATTTCCGGCGCTGGACTAGCCGCCGTAGCAGCACCCGCAGTAGCTCAATCCTCTCCAACGGTAAAGTGGCGTATGTCTACTAGTTGGCCTAAAAGTTTGAACACGATCTACGGATCTGCAGATGAACTCTGCCAACGTGTCGCCGCACTGACAGACGGCAAATTCGACATCCGCGCGTTCCCCGGCGGTGAAATTGTGCCTGTCCCGCAAAATATGGATGCGGTTGGAAACGGCACAGTCGAATGCAACCATGTCTTAAGTACCTTCTATGTCGGTAAAAACACCGCTTTAGCTTTTGATACCGGCCTGTCCTTTGGCATGAATGCGCGGCAACACAATGCGTGGATGCTTTATGGTGGCGGTTTGGACATGGTCCGAAAGATGTATGCAAATTACGGGATCACCAACTTCACCTGTGGCAACGTCGGCGTACAAATGGGTGGCTGGTTCAGAAAAGAAATCAAATCAGTCGCTGATCTCAGTGGTTTAAAAATGCGTATCGGTGGGATCGGCGGTATGGTCATGTCCAAGCTTGGTGTCGTGCCGCAACAAATTCCAGCGGGTGATATCTACCCAGCCTTGGAAAAAGGCACGATTGATGCGTCAGAATGGATTGGACCCTATGACGACGAGAGACTTGGACTGAACAAAGTTGCGCCCTTCTACTATGCGCCCGGTTGGTGGGAAGGCAGTGCTTCCATTACCACAATGGTTAACACCAAGGCGTATGAGGCCCTGCCACCCCAATATAAGGCTGCGTTTGAAGTAGCTTGTAACGAACAAACTCTCAAGATGCTTGCACACTATGATGCTGTGAATCCGGGCGCTCTTAAAAAGTTAATTGGAGCTGGCGCAAAGTTGCGGTTCTTCCCGAAGGATGTAATGGACGCCTGCTTTAATGCATCTCAAGAACTTTGGAAGGAGCTGATCGCCAAAAACCCAGACTTTGCAGCAATTTACCCAAGCTGGCAAGCCTTCCAGAAGGACGAAGCTAGCTGGTTCCGTGTTGCTGAAAACTCCTTGGATAACTTTACTTACGCAGCGGTCCTACGCTAG